The following proteins come from a genomic window of Polaribacter dokdonensis:
- a CDS encoding PadR family transcriptional regulator, producing MGNQKLYKGSLQTIILKLLASNTKMYGYEITQKVKELTKGELKITEGALYPALHKLEADGLLDVEVAKVGNRLRKYYKLTENGTRETANKLEEMQEFLKTMQHLVNPKFGLE from the coding sequence ATGGGAAATCAGAAATTATACAAAGGTTCTTTACAAACCATCATTTTAAAATTATTAGCAAGTAATACTAAAATGTATGGTTATGAAATAACACAAAAAGTAAAAGAATTAACAAAAGGTGAATTAAAAATTACTGAAGGTGCATTGTACCCAGCTTTGCACAAATTAGAGGCTGATGGTTTGTTAGATGTAGAGGTTGCAAAAGTGGGTAATAGATTGCGTAAATATTACAAATTGACAGAAAATGGAACTAGAGAAACTGCCAACAAATTAGAAGAAATGCAAGAGTTTTTAAAAACGATGCAACATTTGGTGAATCCTAAATTTGGTTTAGAATAA
- the trxA gene encoding thioredoxin, with amino-acid sequence MTENLTKETFLEKVFNFKENKEWKFEGKRPAVIDFYADWCGPCKMLAPILEELSEEYGDKIDIYKIDTEAEQELAAAFGIRSIPSMLFCPSEGEPQMANGALPKADLERVISEVLKVEK; translated from the coding sequence ATGACAGAGAATCTAACGAAAGAAACGTTTTTAGAAAAGGTATTTAATTTTAAAGAAAATAAAGAGTGGAAGTTTGAAGGTAAAAGACCTGCAGTAATAGATTTTTATGCAGATTGGTGTGGACCATGTAAAATGTTGGCACCAATTTTAGAAGAACTTTCAGAAGAATATGGAGATAAAATTGATATTTATAAAATAGACACAGAAGCAGAACAAGAGCTTGCTGCTGCATTTGGAATTAGAAGTATACCATCTATGCTATTTTGTCCTTCAGAAGGAGAACCACAAATGGCAAATGGAGCTTTACCAAAAGCAGATTTAGAAAGAGTTATTAGCGAAGTTTTAAAAGTAGAGAAATAG
- a CDS encoding M13 family metallopeptidase — MKSVQKLLFTTAIASIAFVSCKNDKPEEEKVAGIVLENMDTSVKPTDDFFRHVNGSWLDNTEIPDDQTSWGGFNQLRKKTDADVLEILNVAIQERDFPKIKDAQGNEIDSDQEKAVNYYETIMDTVARNKQGKAPVMPYLSKIDEIVTKKDIETYLTNMAPYGGGGFYGFGVFNDLKNSSQYAGYMGGGSLGLTRDYYVDAKVKDKLEKYEIFIAKMLQEFGDDEATAKQNAATIVAFEKSLAEPMMTKEESRDIRKLYNPMSIEELQKLAPAIDWSAHLEGIGVGDLETVIVTDLGYFKEMSNIFENRSVEDIKLLLRWNTINSALGALSTDLETANWEFYSKEMRGAKKQRARDERALNNLNGAIGEALGKLYVEKMFPPEAKKKAEEMIDNVMLGFEKRISQLPWMSEVTKEKALEKLHKLTVKIAYPDVWKDYSELQVKGLEEGGSYFENVINVTKWNYNQNMNKLGKEVDRTEWGMSPQTVNAYFNPVNNEIVFPAAILQPPFYDYRADEAVNYGGIGAVIGHEISHSFDDSGARFDGDGNLKNWWTDADSEEFKKAGKKLIDQYSNIVAIDSMHLNGEFTLGENIGDLGGVQAAYEGLQIFLEKNGRPGEIDGYTPEQRFFLSWGTIWRTKMRDEALKNLIMTDTHAPGMYRAYMPLKNVDAFYAAFDVKEGDKMYLKPEDRVSIW, encoded by the coding sequence ATGAAAAGCGTTCAAAAACTATTGTTCACAACTGCTATAGCTTCTATAGCTTTTGTTTCTTGTAAAAACGATAAACCAGAAGAAGAAAAAGTAGCTGGTATTGTATTAGAAAATATGGATACCTCTGTAAAACCTACAGATGATTTCTTTAGACACGTAAATGGATCTTGGTTAGACAATACCGAAATTCCTGATGACCAAACTTCTTGGGGTGGTTTTAATCAACTACGTAAAAAAACAGATGCAGATGTTTTAGAAATTTTAAATGTAGCCATTCAAGAAAGAGATTTCCCAAAAATAAAAGATGCACAAGGAAATGAAATAGATTCAGATCAAGAAAAAGCAGTTAACTATTATGAAACCATAATGGATACTGTTGCAAGAAACAAACAAGGCAAAGCACCTGTTATGCCTTATTTGTCTAAAATTGATGAAATTGTAACTAAAAAAGATATAGAAACATATTTAACCAATATGGCTCCTTATGGAGGAGGAGGTTTTTACGGTTTTGGTGTTTTTAACGACCTTAAAAACAGTAGTCAGTATGCAGGTTATATGGGTGGAGGTTCTTTAGGTTTAACTAGAGATTATTATGTTGATGCTAAAGTAAAAGATAAGTTAGAAAAATATGAAATTTTTATAGCTAAGATGCTACAAGAATTTGGTGATGATGAAGCAACTGCAAAACAAAATGCGGCTACAATTGTGGCTTTCGAAAAAAGTTTAGCCGAGCCAATGATGACTAAAGAAGAAAGCAGGGATATTAGAAAGTTATACAACCCAATGTCTATAGAAGAACTTCAAAAATTAGCACCAGCTATAGATTGGTCTGCTCATTTAGAAGGTATTGGTGTTGGAGACTTAGAAACTGTTATTGTAACAGATCTAGGTTACTTTAAAGAAATGAGTAATATTTTTGAAAATAGGTCAGTAGAAGACATCAAATTATTGTTACGTTGGAACACAATTAACAGTGCTTTAGGTGCTCTTTCTACAGATTTAGAAACTGCAAACTGGGAGTTTTATAGTAAAGAAATGCGTGGAGCTAAAAAACAACGTGCAAGAGACGAACGTGCTTTAAACAATTTAAATGGAGCAATTGGTGAAGCTTTAGGTAAATTGTATGTAGAAAAAATGTTTCCTCCAGAGGCTAAGAAAAAAGCAGAGGAAATGATAGATAATGTAATGCTTGGTTTTGAAAAAAGAATATCACAATTACCTTGGATGAGTGAAGTTACTAAAGAAAAAGCTTTAGAAAAATTACACAAATTAACGGTTAAAATTGCTTATCCAGATGTATGGAAAGATTATTCTGAATTGCAAGTAAAAGGTTTAGAAGAAGGTGGCTCTTATTTTGAAAACGTAATCAATGTTACAAAATGGAATTATAACCAAAACATGAATAAATTAGGTAAAGAAGTAGACAGAACAGAGTGGGGCATGTCTCCACAAACTGTAAACGCTTACTTTAATCCTGTAAACAATGAAATTGTATTTCCTGCAGCAATTTTACAACCTCCCTTTTACGATTATAGAGCAGATGAAGCTGTAAATTATGGTGGAATTGGTGCTGTTATTGGTCATGAAATATCTCATAGTTTTGATGATTCTGGAGCACGTTTTGATGGTGATGGAAATCTTAAAAACTGGTGGACAGATGCAGATTCTGAAGAATTTAAAAAAGCTGGTAAAAAGTTAATAGATCAATACAGTAATATTGTTGCTATAGATAGCATGCACTTAAATGGTGAGTTTACCTTAGGTGAAAACATTGGAGATTTAGGTGGTGTACAAGCTGCTTATGAAGGTTTACAAATTTTCTTAGAAAAGAATGGAAGACCAGGAGAAATAGATGGCTATACTCCAGAACAACGATTTTTCCTTTCTTGGGGTACCATTTGGAGAACTAAAATGAGAGATGAGGCTCTTAAAAATTTAATAATGACAGATACTCATGCTCCTGGAATGTATAGAGCCTACATGCCTCTTAAAAATGTAGATGCATTTTATGCTGCTTTTGATGTTAAAGAAGGTGATAAAATGTATTTAAAACCAGAGGATAGAGTTAGTATTTGGTAA
- a CDS encoding gliding motility-associated C-terminal domain-containing protein — MKPVLEFTNACASDSFNSYQLEVTFINNVFNSDNEFTIELSNKDGDFTTPTALKTISDKNSAFRFTSEFQIPVNTAGANYKIRVKSSSPETYSPETDSFEAYYMSIDMLTLNNFENVVLCEGDSKEIIADGNSNNEYQWYKDGEKLTLGGNSLSVNSPGLYYCEIYYGSCNSPATSNIVEVSTSDATEAQILGDTNVYLCENDTYLLEASVNNNLYTYSWFKDGVKVTSLPDYTPSITISDLTDLGSYTLEVTNEFGCSYTSNSVTIENVNTDFSVEINTANSINIFAGESKELSITHDAQNAEITWFKDNIQVPNSNSLSINITEPGTYYATVKSTSNNCTETKPSENIVVSSFIEFDATIITATDYTACDSSDIQLSLASVKAIDINNVSYDLSDAQIALLNFEWLKDNTVVNGATEKQININTYENNGVYFLKITNGAIASKSNSLEVSLKLPVIDITSSSTSNSYCDNKQITLTSSVNLGLSYQWYLNSTAIPNAINETYDVSETGVYYLEQSDTNGCITTSNEIAITNVDSDFTISTNSTSETFILFGETKVLEITHNAENPVINWFRNDILISNSSSTSLTINESGTYYATVTNTVDGCSETKSSENFIVNSIESFNAKIATLPNYVECTSDRTQLLLESIKAVDVNQNVHDLTSAQISLLSYNWYKDDVLLNGFTNNQYTIDTHVENGNYVLEVTNGSIKSKSNSLDIVLGVLEPVINSNDQTNTFCSTKQIILSSTQQNGVSYQWLLNGSPISGATEATLEIDAAGAYEIEVTNKEGCAKTSNNIVIDNFDTNFTIATSTGASSVILDGETKVLTISHNAQNAIITWFKDDIEIPNSNTNSLTVTQPGIYYAIVEKSLDGCSETKAIDAISVNAVESFTTTITALQNYSECSSLQTQLTYNSIEVKGKNGGIYELTSGQIELLEFEWYKDNNIITGTTNSAITINNYEENGSYFLRIRNGAITSTSNTLNIKLGLPEITISSIDDTYALCLNKEVVLSTTQINGLSYQWFFNNAEIVGETNSTLEVIEVGNYTVEATGFGCSRISDQIDIKSFDGNSIEFNFDNEITIQEGETITISANGADTYEWFDEDNNLIETSSSVDINKAGNYRVVAYLNGCSIEKFFTVLVVSGNIYVPNILTPNGDGVNDSWKIPPEFAFKNNIEVEIISNAGRTVLRQKNYQNNWPDINIKTASLYFYIIRDEQNIIKKGTINILK; from the coding sequence TTGAAACCTGTTTTAGAATTTACCAATGCTTGTGCTAGTGATTCCTTCAATTCTTACCAATTAGAAGTAACATTTATCAATAATGTATTTAACTCTGATAATGAATTTACCATTGAACTATCTAACAAAGATGGTGATTTTACTACTCCAACTGCTTTAAAAACAATTTCTGATAAAAACAGTGCTTTTAGATTCACCTCTGAGTTTCAAATACCTGTAAATACAGCTGGTGCTAATTATAAAATTCGCGTAAAATCTTCATCACCAGAAACCTATAGCCCAGAAACAGATTCTTTTGAAGCCTATTACATGTCTATAGATATGTTAACCTTAAATAATTTTGAAAACGTTGTTCTTTGTGAAGGTGATAGCAAAGAAATTATTGCTGATGGCAATTCAAATAATGAATATCAATGGTATAAAGATGGAGAGAAATTAACTCTTGGAGGCAATTCTCTATCTGTAAATTCTCCAGGATTATATTACTGCGAAATTTATTACGGCTCATGTAATTCACCAGCAACCTCTAATATTGTAGAAGTTAGCACTAGTGATGCTACAGAAGCTCAAATTTTAGGAGATACAAATGTGTATCTGTGTGAAAACGATACTTACCTTCTTGAAGCAAGTGTTAATAATAATTTATATACTTATTCTTGGTTTAAAGACGGAGTAAAAGTTACTAGTTTACCTGACTATACACCTTCAATAACCATTTCTGATTTAACTGATTTAGGCTCTTATACTCTAGAGGTTACTAATGAGTTTGGATGCAGCTACACATCTAATTCAGTTACAATAGAAAATGTAAATACTGATTTTTCTGTTGAAATTAACACCGCAAATTCTATTAATATTTTTGCAGGAGAAAGCAAAGAGCTTTCCATTACTCACGATGCTCAAAATGCAGAAATTACTTGGTTTAAAGATAATATTCAGGTTCCAAATTCCAACTCACTTAGTATAAACATTACAGAACCAGGAACGTATTATGCTACTGTAAAAAGTACTTCTAATAATTGTACTGAAACAAAACCTTCTGAAAATATTGTAGTATCTAGTTTCATAGAATTTGATGCAACAATAATCACAGCTACAGACTACACAGCATGTGATTCATCAGATATACAACTAAGTTTAGCTTCTGTAAAAGCTATAGATATAAACAACGTTTCTTATGATTTATCTGATGCTCAAATTGCTCTTTTAAATTTTGAATGGTTAAAAGATAATACAGTTGTAAATGGAGCTACAGAAAAGCAAATCAACATAAACACTTATGAGAATAATGGGGTTTACTTTCTAAAAATAACTAATGGTGCAATTGCCTCAAAATCTAATAGTTTAGAAGTAAGTTTAAAGCTACCTGTAATAGATATAACTTCTAGTAGCACATCAAATTCTTATTGTGATAACAAACAAATTACGCTTACTTCAAGTGTAAATTTGGGTTTAAGTTATCAATGGTATTTAAACAGTACTGCAATACCAAATGCTATAAATGAAACTTATGATGTTTCTGAAACAGGAGTCTATTATTTAGAGCAATCAGACACAAATGGTTGTATAACCACGTCTAACGAAATTGCAATTACTAATGTAGATAGTGATTTTACCATAAGTACAAATTCAACTTCTGAAACATTCATCCTATTTGGAGAAACAAAGGTTTTAGAAATTACTCACAATGCAGAAAACCCTGTAATTAATTGGTTTAGAAATGATATTTTAATTTCTAACTCAAGCTCTACAAGTTTAACCATTAATGAAAGTGGTACTTACTATGCAACTGTTACAAACACTGTAGATGGATGTTCTGAAACTAAAAGCTCTGAAAATTTCATTGTAAATTCAATTGAAAGTTTTAACGCTAAAATTGCAACCTTACCAAATTATGTTGAGTGTACATCAGACAGAACTCAGTTGTTATTAGAAAGCATAAAAGCTGTAGATGTAAATCAAAATGTGCACGATTTAACCAGTGCTCAAATTAGTTTACTCAGCTATAATTGGTACAAAGATGATGTTCTTTTAAACGGATTTACCAACAATCAATATACCATAGATACACATGTAGAAAATGGAAACTATGTATTAGAAGTTACAAATGGTAGTATAAAATCTAAATCAAATTCATTAGACATTGTTTTAGGTGTTCTTGAGCCTGTAATTAATTCAAACGATCAAACAAATACATTCTGCAGCACCAAACAAATTATACTCAGTTCTACCCAACAAAATGGAGTTTCTTATCAATGGCTTTTAAATGGTTCTCCTATTTCTGGAGCAACAGAAGCTACTCTAGAAATAGATGCTGCAGGTGCTTATGAAATTGAGGTTACCAATAAAGAAGGTTGTGCAAAAACTTCGAACAATATTGTTATTGATAATTTTGACACTAATTTTACAATAGCTACTTCTACAGGAGCATCAAGCGTTATTTTAGATGGCGAAACTAAAGTACTAACCATTTCTCATAATGCTCAAAATGCCATAATTACTTGGTTTAAAGATGATATAGAAATTCCAAACTCAAATACAAATTCTTTAACTGTAACACAGCCTGGTATTTACTATGCTATCGTAGAAAAATCTTTAGATGGATGTTCTGAAACTAAAGCTATAGACGCTATTTCTGTAAATGCTGTTGAAAGTTTTACAACTACAATTACTGCTTTACAAAACTATTCTGAATGTTCTTCTTTACAAACTCAGCTTACTTACAATAGCATAGAAGTAAAAGGTAAAAATGGTGGTATTTATGAATTAACTTCTGGTCAAATAGAACTTTTAGAATTTGAATGGTATAAAGACAACAATATAATTACAGGTACTACAAACAGTGCTATAACAATCAATAATTATGAAGAGAATGGAAGCTATTTTCTTAGAATTAGAAATGGTGCTATAACATCAACATCAAATACTTTAAACATAAAATTAGGGCTACCAGAAATTACAATTTCATCAATTGATGATACTTATGCCCTTTGTTTAAATAAAGAGGTAGTGCTTTCTACCACACAAATTAATGGATTAAGCTACCAATGGTTTTTTAACAATGCAGAAATTGTAGGTGAAACAAATTCTACTCTAGAAGTTATTGAAGTTGGTAATTATACAGTGGAAGCTACTGGATTTGGGTGTTCAAGAATCTCGGATCAAATTGACATTAAGTCTTTTGATGGCAATTCTATCGAATTTAATTTCGATAATGAAATAACCATTCAAGAAGGAGAAACAATTACCATTTCTGCAAATGGAGCTGATACTTATGAGTGGTTTGATGAAGATAATAATCTTATTGAAACCTCTTCTAGTGTAGACATAAATAAAGCTGGTAATTATAGAGTAGTTGCCTATTTAAATGGTTGTTCTATAGAAAAATTCTTTACTGTTCTTGTAGTTTCAGGCAACATTTATGTGCCCAATATTTTAACGCCAAATGGAGATGGAGTAAACGATTCTTGGAAAATTCCACCTGAGTTTGCATTTAAAAACAATATAGAAGTAGAAATCATTTCTAATGCTGGACGAACTGTTTTAAGGCAAAAAAACTATCAAAATAATTGGCCAGACATTAATATAAAAACAGCCAGTTTATATTTCTATATCATAAGAGATGAACAGAATATTATTAAAAAAGGTACCATAAATATTTTAAAATAA
- a CDS encoding PorP/SprF family type IX secretion system membrane protein has product MCRKQRHIIILFCTVTSLYSQDSVEKIFNRFSSQSFVKQNTYLLNPTFTVVNETNKSIAILSRNSFIGFEGSPVLNILGFSGRIDENIGAGVGIYRQRIGVFTNFGAIANYAYKIQLSAKSNLSVGFNFMFSHFDLDRTRIVDPASDAVIFNFQEKTNMILQSGINYNYGKFNIGVNLRDIVDYNLKEGEFITPFSEKSFSIHAQFTEPLKSNINLLKDGVLRFFYSANYNSNSSSTGNVLFDVPKLGWIQGGYDDFFGSSAGLGIRLSQKVAISYVYETGKNDLGPTSELGIVYSFSKKPTNTITYNTSPKTEIDTIEENLINTETEKNETQKIKKDTINSKQIKIVKNEDDVLSINKKITALQNQIDSLKAINKTKSIKNEKDSISLKNKIEEFQNQKDSLSIENKNKKLQNEKDSILIKDKLKTSQIRKDSIAEEKKKTAVLPKMEIIKKTDDLEEGFYLIVNVFSQEKYANSFVENLKENDLNPKYFIHPIKKYRYVYISFSKSKREILKLIYNNVNGKYVHDKWILQVEN; this is encoded by the coding sequence GTGTGTAGAAAACAAAGACATATCATTATTTTATTTTGTACAGTAACATCACTGTATTCACAAGATTCTGTGGAAAAGATTTTTAATCGATTTTCATCTCAAAGTTTTGTGAAACAGAACACCTATTTACTGAACCCAACTTTTACTGTGGTTAATGAAACTAATAAATCAATTGCCATTTTAAGTAGAAATAGCTTTATAGGTTTTGAGGGTTCTCCTGTGCTAAACATTCTTGGTTTTTCTGGTAGAATTGATGAAAACATTGGAGCAGGAGTTGGTATTTACAGACAAAGAATTGGCGTTTTTACCAATTTTGGAGCCATTGCAAACTACGCTTATAAAATACAATTAAGTGCCAAAAGTAACTTGTCTGTTGGGTTTAACTTTATGTTTAGCCATTTTGATCTTGATAGAACCAGAATTGTTGACCCTGCATCAGATGCTGTAATTTTCAACTTTCAAGAAAAAACGAATATGATTTTACAATCAGGTATTAATTACAATTATGGCAAGTTTAATATTGGTGTTAATTTAAGAGATATTGTAGATTATAATTTAAAAGAAGGCGAGTTTATTACGCCTTTTTCAGAAAAGTCTTTTTCTATTCATGCTCAGTTTACTGAACCTTTAAAAAGTAATATTAACCTATTAAAAGATGGTGTTTTACGATTTTTTTATAGCGCTAATTACAATTCTAACAGCAGCTCTACAGGTAATGTTTTGTTCGATGTTCCAAAATTGGGTTGGATACAAGGTGGTTATGATGATTTCTTTGGATCATCAGCAGGTTTAGGTATTAGGCTATCTCAAAAAGTAGCCATTTCTTACGTTTATGAAACTGGTAAAAATGATTTAGGACCAACAAGTGAGCTAGGTATTGTGTATTCATTTTCTAAAAAACCAACAAATACAATTACTTACAATACATCACCAAAAACTGAAATTGATACTATAGAAGAAAATTTGATAAATACAGAAACTGAAAAAAATGAAACTCAAAAAATTAAAAAAGACACTATAAATTCAAAACAAATAAAAATTGTAAAAAATGAGGATGATGTATTATCAATCAACAAAAAAATAACAGCACTTCAAAATCAGATTGATAGTTTAAAAGCTATAAATAAAACCAAATCTATCAAAAATGAAAAAGATAGTATATCCCTAAAAAATAAAATCGAAGAATTTCAAAATCAGAAAGACAGTTTATCAATAGAAAATAAGAACAAAAAACTCCAAAATGAGAAAGATAGTATATTAATAAAAGACAAGCTTAAAACCTCTCAAATTAGAAAGGATAGTATAGCTGAAGAAAAAAAGAAAACTGCTGTTTTACCTAAAATGGAAATCATTAAAAAAACAGATGATCTAGAAGAAGGTTTTTACCTAATTGTAAATGTTTTCTCGCAAGAAAAGTATGCAAATTCTTTTGTAGAAAATTTAAAAGAAAATGATTTAAACCCTAAATATTTTATACATCCTATTAAAAAATACAGGTACGTATACATATCATTTTCAAAGAGTAAAAGAGAAATATTAAAATTAATTTATAACAATGTGAACGGAAAATATGTTCACGATAAATGGATCTTACAAGTAGAAAACTAA